attttttttcttttctttttttttttccaggtcttATCCAGTCACTGGCCGATGGAGAAATACGAGAAACTGTCCAAAATTGGCGAAGGTTCTTACGGCGTGGTGTTCAAGTGCAGAAACAGAGACACTGACCAAATCGTCGCCATCAAGAAATTTGTGGAATCGGAAGACGATCCCATGATCAAGAAAATTGCACTGAGAGAAATTCGAATGCTGAAGGTGAGCACATGACGACATGCAACATAACATACTGTAGGTGGCGCTGTTGCTACCACGTAACATACAGTTGTACGCCGAAATGAAACGATGAACGTTTTCCGACTTTTTAGTAGGAGCCGTATTGCAAATTAAGCTCACGTGGTCCACGTTTTCGCACCCTCGGCTTGTCCCCTTGCAGCAGCTGAAACACGTCAATCTGGTCAACCTGCTGGAAGTGTTCCGCAGGAAACGGCGCCTCCATCTGGTCTTCGAGTTCTGCGAGCAGACGGTCCTCAACGAGCTGGAAAAGCACCCTCGAGGGTGAGCGGCGTGCTCCCGCAATCGGGcctagttaactcatgattaattccAATTTTTATctgttgtacaatttttttcccccatgttttcatactcttgttaacataaaagtgggggaaaATGTTGAAGTAATAGAACTATGGCTGCATCATTTAGtaatgatacagtaatttcataataattcataaattgtagttaaaattaaaaagatgtactgtactgtaaaaaacaagtgtggtATCGATttgctgattggttgtggctagacatgtgggtaacaggactgacatggaatgatctgattggctgttgaccgggtaaaagattcctgacatcacataacatcacatagcctaaaaccagttgaaacgagatgctggttacatcatctttgacctcacggtcatgaacccaacttaattAACAGGTCGTCAACTCAAACcgaaccctggcgtgaccccagacatgacagtatTACGCATTTCCCGTGGCGAACGACAACGTACTTGTCAACAACCGCATCATTTAGGCAAGATCGCAATTTACTTGTCACTGTGCTCCCATTAATGGTATCAAATGATTAAACGATCAaaagtaggggtgcaccgatcacaattttccagccgatccccgatgttttaaaaagtttgacctgccgataccgatttttttttcattacaagtaGCATATACCTTCGGTGTTCCAATCTTCTTTTActggaaaacaatgaacaatatcggtgaaataatacaaacgggttgttttaactgcacataaagtagttatctaaaaataaaaatgaaaatcctattcgtcatctcagcagaagaggacagtggctgactttttcacacCTCTGAAGAGGGAGAtgtgattggtggaaaagatcggtttatttttaaggggttggccgatcaccgatcttctaaaattaaggaaatcggggccgatcaATTGGTGCATATATTTGGTTTGAGAATCGATTTTAGTGCAAAAGAGATCTTCTATCGGACCTATTAACTATGGATATTTCACTATCGATGCTGGAGGACGAAGGTTGTTGAAACATTGCCGTTCCCATTCCTTGTGTTGTCCTTCCGCAGCGTTCCAGAGGCTCAACTGAAGAGCATCGTGTGGCAGACGCTCCACGCCGTCAACTTCTGCCACAAGCACAACGTCAGTagacaacaagaaaaaaatcgagCTAATGTCTTGTGCGATGAATTCTTGGACACGCCTCTCCTATCTGATGTCGTTTCATTGCTTATGGATAGAGGTGGGAGGAGTCACATATCGATGTATTCGCAATTGAAGTCAGActcaagtcatgtgactccaGCGAGCGTCTAAATAGCAGAGCGCGGTGTTGAGTGTCGGCGCTAGCTAACATGAGCCGCGTGTTGTGTTTGTGTCGCAGTGCATCCACCGCGACGTCAAGCCCGAGAACATCCTCCTCACCAAGACCGGCGTCATCAAGTTGTGCGACTTTGGCTTCGCTCGCATTCTCAGTGGGTCccgttgtgtgtgcgtgtggcctTTAGCTGCGTTTACCGAATCGAATGACTTATTCAGCAGCGCCTCCTCACTTTCAATGCTTCACCTCGAGTCAATTAGTGCGACCCTGCGAGCCGTGCGGACCGCCGACCCCTCCGTATTGGGTCTCCGCGTTGTGTTACCACACGAGCTGTCATGTAGACGCTCCGGAGGCCGTGTAATCCCTCCACAATGTTGTCTTATTTAGTGCTCACGTTGAACGTAAGCCCCTGTCACACTGCCTGTCAAAGCAGGCGTTTTCCtgtaaggcaagtttatttgtagagcacatttcatacacaaggcaactcattgtgctttacacaaggaaagacaacacataagcgtcaacaaacagtagttaacaacaataaaacatttagcataagaaagttgaaaataataataaaaataataattaaaaaggaaacaaaacaaacaaaaaaacttgataAAAGCTGTttaaagtccctaatcaaaggtataggaAAAAATCTTTGCGAGAacgcagttttgttttgtttccccccccccgcctaTCATGTCACCTTaagtgcgccgtaaacacttccgggtcattttccatgtgaacaaaagcgacgaggatggaactttttttttttccccacactttcaaatacaaaacaatgaatacaaagctcaacaaaacaaacgtttgtaaacatgaaacaaagcagtgggaaagttttcccaaagcgactaggatggagcatgtattttcccactgctttgttcacacgtcgcttttggtcatagggaagatgacccggaagtgtttacggcgcaccgACGGTGACATgctaggtgaaaaaaaaacttttaactttgcgttccctcgcgaaGCGCAAattttttttgcgagggcacgcaaagttgtttttttgttgttgtttttttctaccatgtcaccttaaggGGCTCCGTAGCTGTCCAACATGTCCACCTTGTTCACGTATATCATAtccttttcatcaaagtgacCGTCAATGCTCTTGGGCAGAAAGTTGTGTTTTTGTGCGTCTTACGTGTGCTCAGCGGGCCCAGAGGACGACTACACGGACTACGTGGCGACCCGCTGGTACCGGGCTCCCGAGCTGCTGGTCGGGGACACTCAGTACGGCCCCCCCGTGGACGTGTGGGCGCTCGGGTGCGtcttcgccgagctgctcagcGGCAGTCCGCTCTGGCCCGGGAAGTCCGACGTGGACCAGCTCTACCTCATTCGCAAAACTCTCGGTAAGGCCGCTCGACCGCGCCCTTCAAGATTCCGCACGTTGAGGCTGTGGAATCGGTCCGTGACGATTCTTCCGCGTGGTTGCAGGTGACCTCATCCCCCGACACCAGCAGGTGTTCCGCTCCAACGTTTTTTTCAGCGGAGTCAGTATTCCCGAACCTGACACCACGGTGTGATTCACAATCTGCACCTTTTTGTTTCTGCACATTTCAATGAGTGCTGCTGACGTTAAGGCGCTTGTTCTTATGAATAGGAAACTCTGGAAAAGCGATTCTCTGGTGCATCACCCCTTGCGCTTCAAGTCATGAAGGTATGTacacatggtttttttttttgtgtgcagaaattagcattagaatatagataagtttcatcgtttttcacgtatctgtttaaaacagtggggaaaagagcttttttgcaacatggccctggtggatctcttatactctgctgccacctgctacccgttttttttttttgtactactattgctttaagcgtcctcttcaggtcagaggctgcatcaaagccttctgtatgctatagcataaaaaaataaacatacaaaaacatatttatacatttttgagagcaaatgagttaaaaatgtggTGGTGTTTTTGGggctgaaataaatgaatggcatttcaattcatGTCAGTTGCGAGGTATTCACATCTGTGGACAGTTAAAAGTCTTCAGTGAACCAAATGCATCACTAACAATCCAATCTTCCACAACATACACAACTAGTTCAATCAATATTTGTCACTTCAATGTACCAATTAACTGTGCTAAATCTCGTATTTTGTTGCTCTCttggaaaatggacggatgttATTTGTGCGCAGTCGTGCGTGGTGATGGATCCCTCGCTCAGGCTGTCGTGCGAGGAGCTGCTGGCGCTACCGTACATCCACGAGGGCGGTGGTGCCAGTTGGACCCGCGATGGGGAACAACGCCCGACGAGACGCCACGACAAAGGCCCTCGTCGCAGACAAACGGGGGTGAGCGGGGGCCAAGCGAGGGTTCGTCAACGTTTTGGGGGCCAGGAAGGAAACCCTGCAGGACCCCATTAACTAATGCTAAATTGAATTCAAATAATTACAACCTGTACCTGTAAATTACAATAGGAATTTGGTatcataacacttttttttttttttaaatcaaaattaagcaacttttgaaaaatatattttttagagaaaaaaggaGTTATGAGATtgatggcatattttttttcaggaaaatgAATCGTAATGCTTACAACAAGAAAGAATACTCAAAATCGTTTAAATTAATACCATAAATAAGCACGTATGTacttatgtaaaaataaaaaataaaaaataaaaataaatatatatatatatatacacaaaataGTATATTGCAAATAATTTTGTATAGGAGAACAACTGAGCTAAAAAGTGTACACGTAGGCCAGgtggtccaaactttttcatttgagggccacatacagaaaatctaaAGGACGCGAGTTTCTGAGCTAGCCACATGTGCCCGCTCAAATCTGGTTCGAAAAAAAGCCaagaaatgacactttttttttttttacactgatcCCATTTCTCTTTGCGTGTCTAGGCTCAATACCTGCCACAGTTAACAAACAGCAACATGTCGCCGGCGCCGGACGTCAAGAAGCCGGCCAAGCACAAGTATCACCTGCCCAACATTTAGCCAAGAACCAGCAGCCATCTTCATCCTCTTTGACGtgacagtggtaccttgacttcaATTTGACATGGCTAGTAAGTTTCGGATAAACTTCCCCTTcaaattatgttttaaaaaacaaaaacaaaaaaaaaaccttgccatgatattttttttgtacaatgaagtgctatatttttttattaactcattgacttcgAGCCATTttgcactgaagcaacccccttcgctcctgctCTCTCTTTaattggatttggactgattttgcaaggcccacagaatattgtgttctattgctatagaaacatggaacgtaccaaaaaaacaaaaaaaggttagagtatatttccatctgtttccgttttgcagcaattagcattcgaagatagctaagtttaatcatttttcacaaatctttttaaaacagtggggaaaagagcttttttgcaacatggccctggttgatctcttatactctgctgccaccttttttttttttttttaactaactaccgttgctttaagcttcctcttcaggtcagaggctgcatcaaaaccttctataatgctatagcattaaaaaaacaaaacaaagaaaaacatacaaaaacgtatatatacatttttgggaccatggcaatatttaaaatagaacgtatttatacatctttgggagaaaatgagttaaaaatgtggCAGAAAAATGTGGTGGTGTTTTTGGggctgaaataaatgaatttcAATTCATGTCAGTTGCGACACTTGATTTAATatcaagtcaaggtaccactgtatttccTTGTGGTGCGTTCAGGGACTGCACCTGAAACCAGCTGAAGGTACATTCATCATTCACAATCACAATGAACACTCACATGTATATTAAGTCTCCAGATTTGCTCTGTCATATATTTTTACTACAATGAGTTAATCCAATcattaagctaaaaaaaaaaaaaagtgtattttttttatgcactaaCTGGATCTTACAATGCTACTAATGTGTCAAGGTTATATAGTTTTAATAAAACCTACCACAATGCGATATAGATGTCTCAACTATTGTCAATAATCATAAAGTAGTCATTCAATAGtcacatatttagaaaaaaaaaaaaaaaaaaaaaagcacagctcccccaaaaaattgtcagaaaaagttttgttttttttgttttgttttttcaagtgaatgcaacacGCTTCCGTAGAATCCCAACTTTATTTTTTCACATACagtgtccaaaaaaaacaaaacaaaaaaaaaacaactgccaCTTTGATGGGCTAGACCAGATTTACATGCCGTACAAATCTTACCCACAAGGCGTTGCTCATTGCGCAATCAAGAGCGGGGCGTGGCGACGATGTCGTACCTGCGCGGCACGTTAGCAAAACTGCTGTACTCGGGACTCAGGTCCACGCCGTCGGGTCCGCCGGCGTGAGAGAAGACAAAGTTCTGCAGAAGCGACACCACGAAGAGGAAAATCTCCATGCGAGCCAACGACTCCCCCACGCAAGCTCTTTTACCTGATGGAACGAACCACCAAGACAAGCAGGTGAGCTGccgtttcatttttttgcatttgcctTTCAAAAACAGATGTTTCGTAATCTTACGTTCACGGTCGTGAGTTATGTATTGTGACTTtaaatgtttggattttaaaaaCGTGATATTTAAATAGCGTGTTTCTGTATCGCAGATTTGACTTATTGCGGAGGTGGTCTGGAACGTACCCCCAAGATTTGTTGGAGAACAAATAAATGGTGGGATTCCAGTTGATGAATGTGAACAGCAGTGAACGTGTCAAATCATTTTGTGGTGCACCTGTTTTACCTGCAGAGAACGGAAGAAAGGCCGGATTCTTCTTAAAGTTGCCGTTGTGGTCCAGGAAGTGTTGAGGGTTGAACGTCCACGGTGTGGCCCACTGCTTCTCCTCTTTGAGCACCGAGTGCAACAAGGGGACGATCATTGTGTCCTGCGGACGGCAAACGCAGATGTTCGTCATCGTTGATATCatcttcatcgtcatcatcatcttcttcttcagctCGGAGAATTGAACTGACCTTCGGAATGACGTAGCCCCTGAAGGGAATGTCCCGGAGGGCGTAGCGAGGAACGCCCATGGGCACGAGGTCCATCAAACGTTGGACTTCGTGGAGGACGGCGTCAGTGAAGGGGAGGGACTTCCTGTCCTCCATGGTGGGACTGCGCCGGCCGATCACGCCGTCGACCTCCTGCTGGATGCTCTCTGACAGACGAGGTCAGTTAGTCGACGGGCGGAATGGCAAATTCAACTAATGGTAAAGCTTCAGTATTTGCAGAAAATACATCGCACAGTCAAGCTttaacgtgatttttttttggtcgttaTTACCAAGGttatcataatttaaaaaattaagcaaaatacgactaaaataactaaaatagaaaaactgaaataaaatacaaatgctttaaaaaaatactgaaaatatctcactttttttaatcatctcaccttttataaaatttaattacagtacaaatgtcctttgtttatATCAATTAATATCCTACATGAGTGTTCGTGGTTAATTTGATGTATTTTGGTATTACTGTACATCCGGACAGAAGAAGTCATTTGTGAATTGTGATTTGCCTTTATCACACTTTAGTTTgacctctttatttatttatttatttattatcatcttgcacttgacaaaattgaaatgaagcattttcccaaaaaataagaaaaattaaCAAACCTGATTGATAaacctaattaaaactaactagaaaaaaaaagtcaaatcaagatgaaaactaacataatgaaaaatccccAACTATTGTCATCCAGGTACTCCATCTCAattttgttctttgttttgGGCTGTAATGCCACCAGGGGCCACCAGGCGGTGACAGTACTGCGTATGACTTTGTAAAAATGAAAGAAGATAAAACGGTTTCAACCCTACCGTGGGTGGTCGTCACCGTATTACTTGCTttgaaggcaaaaaaataaaataaaaataaaatacttacagtaaaatgaaaatatttttgatctGTTGGAAGTGCGATTGATTTATTTCAACTTTTACATCTGATCGTACTGCTGAAACTTTGAAGCTAAGTTTGCTAACAGTAGCTGCTAGCTTTCTCTCTTGACTTTATGTGTCATGCTTCCTTTTGAATCATAGACTTCGGAAAGATTGACAACTTCGTCATATATCTTGTTGAAATATTGTATAACGATCAAAACGCAAGTAATGTTTATCCACCGTATGTTTGCGGCAGCTTCCTGTGTCTGACCTTGAACTTTGGGATATTTGACGAGCACGCTGAGGGCGAACCGGATGGTGGAACTGGTCGTCTCC
This genomic stretch from Festucalex cinctus isolate MCC-2025b chromosome 13, RoL_Fcin_1.0, whole genome shotgun sequence harbors:
- the LOC144032798 gene encoding cyclin-dependent kinase-like 1 isoform X2, with protein sequence MGTNKAQVLSSHWPMEKYEKLSKIGEGSYGVVFKCRNRDTDQIVAIKKFVESEDDPMIKKIALREIRMLKLKHVNLVNLLEVFRRKRRLHLVFEFCEQTVLNELEKHPRGVPEAQLKSIVWQTLHAVNFCHKHNCIHRDVKPENILLTKTGVIKLCDFGFARILTGPEDDYTDYVATRWYRAPELLVGDTQYGPPVDVWALGCVFAELLSGSPLWPGKSDVDQLYLIRKTLGDLIPRHQQVFRSNVFFSGVSIPEPDTTETLEKRFSGASPLALQVMKSCVVMDPSLRLSCEELLALPYIHEGGGASWTRDGEQRPTRRHDKGPRRRQTGAQYLPQLTNSNMSPAPDVKKPAKHKYHLPNI
- the LOC144032798 gene encoding cyclin-dependent kinase-like 1 isoform X1, with the translated sequence MGTNKAQVLSSHWPMEKYEKLSKIGEGSYGVVFKCRNRDTDQIVAIKKFVESEDDPMIKKIALREIRMLKQLKHVNLVNLLEVFRRKRRLHLVFEFCEQTVLNELEKHPRGVPEAQLKSIVWQTLHAVNFCHKHNCIHRDVKPENILLTKTGVIKLCDFGFARILTGPEDDYTDYVATRWYRAPELLVGDTQYGPPVDVWALGCVFAELLSGSPLWPGKSDVDQLYLIRKTLGDLIPRHQQVFRSNVFFSGVSIPEPDTTETLEKRFSGASPLALQVMKSCVVMDPSLRLSCEELLALPYIHEGGGASWTRDGEQRPTRRHDKGPRRRQTGAQYLPQLTNSNMSPAPDVKKPAKHKYHLPNI
- the LOC144032798 gene encoding cyclin-dependent kinase-like 1 isoform X3 — translated: MEKYEKLSKIGEGSYGVVFKCRNRDTDQIVAIKKFVESEDDPMIKKIALREIRMLKQLKHVNLVNLLEVFRRKRRLHLVFEFCEQTVLNELEKHPRGVPEAQLKSIVWQTLHAVNFCHKHNCIHRDVKPENILLTKTGVIKLCDFGFARILTGPEDDYTDYVATRWYRAPELLVGDTQYGPPVDVWALGCVFAELLSGSPLWPGKSDVDQLYLIRKTLGDLIPRHQQVFRSNVFFSGVSIPEPDTTETLEKRFSGASPLALQVMKSCVVMDPSLRLSCEELLALPYIHEGGGASWTRDGEQRPTRRHDKGPRRRQTGAQYLPQLTNSNMSPAPDVKKPAKHKYHLPNI